Genomic window (Paenibacillus sp. PK3_47):
GTCCCTTGCCGAGATCCTCACCCACATCACGGATGATATTTACAATCTGCATCCCGATCCCCAGCGCAATACCCGCTGTCCGGGCGTCTTCATTGGCATCATCACGCAGCACGGGAAGCAGCATTTCCCCGACGGTGCCGGCCACCAGATAACAGTAGCTTTCCAGCTGCTCCATCGTATCATAGTGTGTAAAAGACAGATCCCTTATCTGCCCCTCCATCTGCAGCAGAAACGGTTCACGGTCAAGCTGCGGGAAACCCGCGAACAGCCAGCGCAGCGCAGGCCAGATAAAATGACCGCCCGCCGTCTCCAGCTCGTTAAAGTGGCGGCGAAGCTCGTAAATGCTGTAAGGCGAACGCTCCGGCTCATCCACACTGTCATCAATCATCCGGCAAAAGGCATAAATGACATGCACAGCTTCACGGCGCGGACTCGGCAATCCGGCAAAAGCTTTATGAAAGGATGAGGATCCCTTCTTCATCAGCTCTTCACATTGCCCCAAGATTTCTTTGTTCATCGTCACTCAGCTCCTTTATCATTTCATGAACGGCCATCCGGGCTCCCTGCATTACAATCGGTACGCCGCCCCCCGGATGCACGGAAGCGCCTGCGGCATAAAGGCCTTTAATGGGATACGGCTTCGGCTGGGGACGGAAAACGCCCAGCTGGCTAAGCACCGGCGCAATTCCAAAGCTGCCTCCTCCGAACAGTCCTTCCTGTTCTGCATCTGCCGGTGTACGGAGCTTGCGCCAGACAAGACTTGCGGAAAGGCCGGGAAAACCTCTTTCCTCTGCATCAGCCAGTACCCGGTCTGCCAGCGGTCCGGCAATTTCATCCCAGTTAAGACCTGGATCAGCCGGGACGGGGATAAGGAAATACAGCACACTTTCTCCCGGAGGAGCAGCCTGATCATCGGCCATAACCGGGTTAAATACATAATAAGAGGGCAGATGCGAAATCCGGCCGTGATCGAACAGCTCGCGAAGATTGTCATCCAGGCTCTCCGGCAGGAAAAACTGGTGGGTCTCCGACTCCGGCCACCGTCTGGAGGCCCCCGCGTAGATCAGCAGGCATCCGGAGGAGGGCTGGTAATTCCCGCGCGGAATTTTCTGTCTGCGCGCAGCATTCATCTTCTCCGCAGGCTTGGCGGCAGGCTGGCTTGTCTTGAACAGCTCCTGAGGCAGAAGCTCTTCCAGGTACGGAAATTCACCGTTATATAATACAGCGTCGTACCTTGTCTCAGCGCCTCCGGTCCTTATACCCCGGCAGCGCCCGTTCTCTACAATCAGCGATTCGACTTCAGTATCCGTATAAATCTGCACGCCTCTGCGGAGCAGCTCTGCAGACAGGATCTGCGGAAGCATTCCGTATCCGCCCTTCAGCATCCAGATGCCGAAGGCACTCTCGGCATAAGGCAGCATGGTATAAATACCCGGGGTACGGAAAGGGGCACCTCCGATATATAAACTTTGGAGTGAGAAGGCGTCACGCAGCTCCTCGCTGCGGAAATAACCGCCGACTGCCGAACGGAGGCTTTTGTAAGCCCGCAGGCGGGTCATCAGGGCAAGGTTGGCCGGGCTGAAAAATTGCCGGCGGTACGGATAATCCCGTTCCAGAAAGGATGCCTTGCCCTGCGGGTATAGCCGGGCCATGTCCTTCATAAACCGGAGAAAGCCTTTGCCTTCACCGGGATACTGCCGCTCAATCTCGGCAGCCTGCTCCTCTGTTCCGCCGAGCTTGGTCAGGACGCGTCCGCTCTTGAAGTGAATCCGGCAGAGCGGATCACAGCGCAGGAGCTCCAGGCTGCCGGGCGGGAGCCCGCCCTCTTCCAGGATGCCGGTCAGCATCTCCGGCAGGAGGACGATCGTCGGGCCGCGGTCAATCCGGTACGGGCCCATCTCTTCAAAAGCGACCCGTCCGCCGACCTGCCCGGCACGTTCATATACGGTAACCGCGTGCCCGCGGCGGCTGAGCAGCAGCGCAGCCGTCAATCCGCCGATCCCGCTGCCGACAACGGCGACCCGGCTCACAGGGACACCCCCGGGCCGGCGGCCACCTGTACGCTCCGCCCGCGCACTGCGCGGTCATGCTCCTTCAGCAGCCGGGCACTGATCTTGGCCGACTCGAAGATCGTCGGCAGGCCGCTGCCGGGATGCGTTCCGCCCCCGACAAGCCACAGATTGCGTACCTCCTGGAAGGTGTTGTGCGGGCGCAGATACATCATTTGGCCCAGGTCATGGGCCAGATTAAAGGTTGCGCCGTTATATACGTCCAGTTTGTACTGCCAATCCATCGGCGAGAAGAAGAGGCGCTCCTCTACTCTGCCGGACAACCCGGCCAGGGACGGAATCTTCTCCAGCCGTTCCATCATCCGGGCCTCCACGGCTTCCTTCTCCTGCAGCCAGTTGATTCCGGACGTCAAATTCGGCACCGGCATCAGCACATAGAGGGAAGACTTGCCTTCCGGCGCCAGTGTCGGATCAATGGCCGACGGGTTATGAACATAGATGGACGGATCATCGGACAGGATGCCCTGGCGTGTAATCTCGTCTACATTCCGGCGGTAGTCCTCGGCAAAATGTACGGAATGATGGCCCAGCCCCACAGGGCCGTCCACGCCCAGATACAGCATTGCCGTTGAGCAGGAGTAGCGCTTGCGGGCGATTTTATCCGGTGCATAACGTTTCAGGACGCCTGGCTCGAACAGCCGGGTCATCGCAGAACCGAAATCCGCTCCGATCACCACATAATCCGCTTCCACCTTGTCGCCGTTCTCCAGCAGCAGCCCGGCCGCTTGCCCGTTCTGTACAATGACGCGCTGCACGCCGCACGAAGTATGGACACGTCCGCCATGCTCGGCAATCACTTCGCCCATAGCCCGAAGCACCCGGTTAATGCCGCCAATGGGATGATAAAGCCCGTAACGGTGCTCTAAAAATGAAAGGATGGTGAAGGTGCCGGGACAATCCCATGGCGACATTCCCAGATATTTGGCCTGGAACGTGAATGCCCAGCGCAGCCGTTCGTCATCAAAATACTTGGACAGCCGGTTGTAAACGGTATCCGCCGCATGCAGCTTCGGCAGCGCGTGGAATACATCCTTTTTGACGTAGTCCCCCAGCTTTTGAAAAGGGCGCTGCAGGAGCGGCATTACTCTCTCGAACTTTTCAGCCTCGTCGGACATAAATCGCCGGTAGCCTGCCCCGTTGCCGGGAAACAGCCGTTCAATCTCCCCTGCCGTTCTTTCCTGGTGGGTGGAGGGGGTAAATACGGTGTCTCCGAAGTGCAGCGAGTAGAGCGGGTCAAGCTCTTTTAAAGAAACATAAGAACTCAGGGAGCGGCCCGCAGAAGCAAAGAGCTCCTCCAGCAGGTGGGGCATCATCAGAAAAGTGGCTCCGCGGTCAAAGCGGTATTCCCCGAGCCTTAGCTCTGCGGAACGCCCGCCAACATCATCCTGCTTCTCGTAAACCTCCACTTCATAGCCCTCGGCCGCAAGCAGCATGGCAGCAGCAAGCCCTCCCGGACCCGCCCCGACCACGGCAACCCTTGCGGTGCTGTTTCGTCCAGTCAAATGTTCTCCTCCTCAAAAACCTTATACAATCACTATACATAAATAATACAAATATCATACATACTTTCAACAAGGTTGTAAACATTCGGTCATTGTACATTAACTCACCCTGGCGGAAAGCACGCTTATTCCTATAAAAAAAGCCCCTCCAGCCGCTTTACAGCGGCCCGGAGGGACTACA
Coding sequences:
- the crtI gene encoding phytoene desaturase family protein: MTGRNSTARVAVVGAGPGGLAAAMLLAAEGYEVEVYEKQDDVGGRSAELRLGEYRFDRGATFLMMPHLLEELFASAGRSLSSYVSLKELDPLYSLHFGDTVFTPSTHQERTAGEIERLFPGNGAGYRRFMSDEAEKFERVMPLLQRPFQKLGDYVKKDVFHALPKLHAADTVYNRLSKYFDDERLRWAFTFQAKYLGMSPWDCPGTFTILSFLEHRYGLYHPIGGINRVLRAMGEVIAEHGGRVHTSCGVQRVIVQNGQAAGLLLENGDKVEADYVVIGADFGSAMTRLFEPGVLKRYAPDKIARKRYSCSTAMLYLGVDGPVGLGHHSVHFAEDYRRNVDEITRQGILSDDPSIYVHNPSAIDPTLAPEGKSSLYVLMPVPNLTSGINWLQEKEAVEARMMERLEKIPSLAGLSGRVEERLFFSPMDWQYKLDVYNGATFNLAHDLGQMMYLRPHNTFQEVRNLWLVGGGTHPGSGLPTIFESAKISARLLKEHDRAVRGRSVQVAAGPGVSL
- the crtI gene encoding phytoene desaturase family protein, translated to MSRVAVVGSGIGGLTAALLLSRRGHAVTVYERAGQVGGRVAFEEMGPYRIDRGPTIVLLPEMLTGILEEGGLPPGSLELLRCDPLCRIHFKSGRVLTKLGGTEEQAAEIERQYPGEGKGFLRFMKDMARLYPQGKASFLERDYPYRRQFFSPANLALMTRLRAYKSLRSAVGGYFRSEELRDAFSLQSLYIGGAPFRTPGIYTMLPYAESAFGIWMLKGGYGMLPQILSAELLRRGVQIYTDTEVESLIVENGRCRGIRTGGAETRYDAVLYNGEFPYLEELLPQELFKTSQPAAKPAEKMNAARRQKIPRGNYQPSSGCLLIYAGASRRWPESETHQFFLPESLDDNLRELFDHGRISHLPSYYVFNPVMADDQAAPPGESVLYFLIPVPADPGLNWDEIAGPLADRVLADAEERGFPGLSASLVWRKLRTPADAEQEGLFGGGSFGIAPVLSQLGVFRPQPKPYPIKGLYAAGASVHPGGGVPIVMQGARMAVHEMIKELSDDEQRNLGAM
- a CDS encoding phytoene/squalene synthase family protein, encoding MNKEILGQCEELMKKGSSSFHKAFAGLPSPRREAVHVIYAFCRMIDDSVDEPERSPYSIYELRRHFNELETAGGHFIWPALRWLFAGFPQLDREPFLLQMEGQIRDLSFTHYDTMEQLESYCYLVAGTVGEMLLPVLRDDANEDARTAGIALGIGMQIVNIIRDVGEDLGKGRRYVPLQLMLRHGYSQSDLESGLVNGAFVGLLQELRAEALHWFEKGLAHVETYPPESGMAVELAAAFYAGILDSVAAAGYDVFRGRAYVSDEAKLQMFMRTAARYASRLEEGSSKAGVS